A section of the Acidobacteriota bacterium genome encodes:
- a CDS encoding PP2C family protein-serine/threonine phosphatase, producing the protein MTDNGPQREVFRKGDGFGRTVLSDLRRGDFRTTLRRDLKDLYRFYIDEDRRTSLASMNRVKRFFLIAFWLLKSMILKLTPGRRILLLACFILILYGSVTFNAGRFFFSLHLGFFSFIILLLILMLELKDKLLARDELIAGRAVQLALLPEKNPTFPGWEIWMYSRPANDVGGDLVDYLHVNNECLGVMLGDVTGKGLGAALLMAKLQATLRAIVPDCVLLSDLGYRMNEIMFRDGISNRFATLVYLELKPNSGSLRFLNAAHCPIIKLEGQTIEKLDPSSPLLGAFSGSTFVEQQIDLRPGSKLIIHSDGLTEACNDKDLFFGDDCLRKMMPELHELDAEASGKWLLAEVERFVGEAPQSDDISLVILRRLD; encoded by the coding sequence ATGACCGATAATGGTCCACAGAGAGAAGTTTTCAGAAAAGGTGACGGTTTTGGCAGAACCGTTCTGTCAGACCTGCGCCGCGGTGATTTCAGGACCACGCTGCGCCGGGATCTGAAAGATCTCTATCGTTTCTACATCGACGAGGACCGCCGCACGAGTCTCGCAAGCATGAACCGCGTGAAGCGTTTCTTTCTCATCGCATTCTGGCTCCTGAAAAGCATGATACTCAAGCTGACCCCTGGCCGGAGGATCCTCCTCCTTGCATGCTTCATCCTCATCCTCTACGGGAGCGTCACGTTCAATGCAGGGAGATTCTTTTTCAGCCTCCACCTGGGATTCTTCAGCTTCATCATCCTCCTTCTCATTCTGATGCTCGAATTGAAGGACAAGCTTCTTGCCAGAGATGAACTGATAGCAGGTCGTGCGGTGCAACTTGCCCTCCTTCCTGAAAAGAATCCGACGTTTCCCGGCTGGGAGATATGGATGTACTCACGACCTGCAAATGACGTCGGGGGCGACCTCGTCGATTACCTGCACGTGAACAACGAGTGTCTTGGCGTCATGCTCGGCGACGTTACCGGAAAGGGGCTCGGTGCCGCTCTCCTCATGGCAAAGCTTCAGGCGACGCTTCGTGCCATCGTTCCTGATTGCGTGTTGCTCTCCGATCTTGGCTACCGTATGAACGAGATCATGTTCCGTGACGGGATATCGAACAGATTCGCAACTCTCGTCTATCTCGAGTTGAAACCGAACTCGGGTTCTCTTCGCTTCCTGAACGCAGCCCACTGCCCCATCATCAAGCTCGAGGGGCAGACGATCGAGAAGCTCGATCCTTCCTCACCTCTCCTCGGGGCATTTTCCGGATCGACCTTCGTTGAACAACAGATCGATCTACGACCCGGCAGCAAACTCATAATTCACTCCGACGGCCTTACGGAAGCATGCAATGACAAGGATCTCTTTTTCGGCGATGATTGTCTCCGGAAGATGATGCCGGAGCTTCATGAGCTCGACGCTGAAGCTTCAGGAAAATGGCTCCTGGCCGAAGTCGAACGCTTCGTCGGTGAAGCACCTCAATCCGATGATATCTCCCTCGTCATCCTGAGGAGGCTGGACTGA